The proteins below come from a single Pandoraea apista genomic window:
- the bglX gene encoding beta-glucosidase BglX → MFSALALAASLVAAPAFAGAPSGPNNNATGDAPVAMPSPAAKQAFIDDLIARMTLDEKIGQLRLISIGSDMPQPMLIKEIAAGRVGGTFNSVTREDNRPLQDAAVKQSRLKIPIFFAYDIVHGHRTVFPISLGLASSWDMSVVKQAARVAAIEASADGLDATFAPMVDISRDPRWGRTSEGFGEDPYLVSQSARASVQGFQGTSPANPDSLMAFVKHFALYGAVEGGRDYNVVDMSLMRMYQDYLPPYRAGIDAGAGGVMIALNSINGTPATSNKWLLRDLLRDQWGFKGVTVSDHGAIEELMRHGVAKDGREAAKLAIEAGVDMSMADVQYLKQLPDLVKSGDVPMRDIDSAVREVLGAKYDMGLFADPYRRIGNAAQDPKDVNAESRLHREAARDAARKSLVLLENRHDTLPLRKAGKVAVIGPLADAKIDVMGSWSAAGKSTQAVTLLQGVRDALGTQAQVSYARGANITDEPRVVEYLNFLDWDNPEVVQDKRTPQQMIDEAVQVARHADTLIVAVGESRGMSHEASSRTSLSLPGSQLALLQALKATGKPLVVVLMNGRPLDLNWEKANADAMLETWYAGTEGGHAIADVLFGDYNPSGKLPISFPRSVGQIPTYYNQLRIGRPFTPGKPANYTSQYFEEDSGPLYAFGYGLSYTTFNVSKVTLSDKTLGRGGKLDASVTVRNTGKHEGETVVQLYLQDVAASVVRPVKELKGFEKVSLKPGESRTVHFAIDESLLKFYNAKLQYAAEPGDFNVQIGLDSQHVEQATFTLQ, encoded by the coding sequence ATGTTCTCCGCGCTGGCGCTTGCCGCCAGTCTCGTTGCGGCGCCGGCCTTTGCCGGCGCGCCTTCCGGCCCAAACAACAATGCGACGGGCGATGCCCCGGTCGCCATGCCGTCTCCCGCCGCCAAACAGGCGTTTATCGACGATCTCATCGCGCGCATGACGCTCGACGAGAAGATCGGCCAGTTGCGCCTGATCAGCATTGGCTCGGATATGCCGCAGCCAATGCTGATCAAGGAGATTGCCGCCGGCCGTGTGGGCGGTACGTTCAACTCGGTCACGCGCGAAGATAACCGCCCGTTGCAGGACGCCGCCGTCAAGCAAAGCCGCCTGAAGATTCCCATCTTCTTCGCTTACGACATTGTGCACGGGCATCGTACCGTGTTCCCGATCAGCCTCGGGCTCGCGTCGAGCTGGGATATGTCGGTCGTGAAGCAGGCGGCCCGTGTGGCCGCCATCGAAGCGAGTGCCGATGGGCTGGACGCCACCTTCGCACCAATGGTCGACATTTCGCGCGACCCGCGTTGGGGCCGTACGTCGGAAGGCTTCGGTGAAGACCCCTATCTGGTGTCGCAGAGCGCGCGCGCCAGCGTGCAGGGGTTTCAGGGCACGTCGCCCGCGAACCCCGACAGTCTGATGGCCTTCGTCAAGCACTTCGCGCTGTACGGCGCAGTCGAGGGCGGACGCGATTACAACGTCGTGGACATGAGCCTGATGCGCATGTACCAGGACTATCTGCCGCCCTATCGGGCCGGCATCGACGCAGGGGCCGGTGGCGTGATGATCGCGCTGAATTCGATCAACGGCACGCCGGCCACGTCGAACAAATGGCTGCTGCGCGACCTGTTGCGCGACCAATGGGGCTTCAAGGGCGTGACCGTGAGCGATCACGGCGCCATTGAAGAGTTGATGCGCCACGGCGTGGCAAAGGACGGCCGTGAGGCGGCGAAGCTTGCCATCGAGGCGGGCGTCGACATGAGCATGGCCGACGTGCAGTATCTCAAGCAATTGCCCGATCTCGTGAAGTCCGGCGACGTGCCGATGCGCGACATCGACAGCGCCGTGCGCGAAGTGCTCGGCGCGAAGTACGACATGGGCCTGTTTGCCGATCCATATCGCCGCATCGGTAACGCCGCGCAGGACCCGAAGGACGTGAATGCCGAAAGCCGCCTGCATCGCGAGGCCGCACGCGACGCCGCACGCAAGTCCCTCGTTCTGCTGGAAAACCGGCACGACACGCTACCGCTTCGCAAGGCCGGCAAGGTCGCTGTGATCGGGCCGCTCGCCGACGCGAAGATCGACGTTATGGGTAGCTGGTCGGCGGCGGGCAAGTCGACGCAGGCCGTCACGCTGTTGCAAGGTGTGCGCGATGCCCTCGGCACGCAGGCGCAGGTGAGCTATGCGCGGGGCGCAAACATTACCGACGAGCCGCGCGTAGTCGAGTACCTCAACTTCCTCGACTGGGACAATCCGGAAGTCGTGCAGGACAAGCGCACGCCGCAACAGATGATCGACGAAGCCGTGCAGGTTGCGCGCCACGCCGACACGCTGATCGTGGCGGTGGGCGAATCGCGCGGCATGTCGCATGAGGCGTCGAGCCGCACGAGCCTGTCGCTGCCGGGCAGCCAACTGGCGCTGTTGCAGGCGCTCAAAGCCACCGGCAAGCCGCTCGTCGTGGTGCTGATGAATGGACGTCCGCTCGATCTGAACTGGGAGAAAGCCAACGCAGACGCCATGCTCGAGACTTGGTACGCGGGCACCGAAGGCGGTCATGCGATTGCCGACGTGCTGTTTGGCGACTACAACCCGTCGGGCAAGCTGCCGATCTCGTTCCCGCGCTCGGTCGGTCAGATTCCGACGTACTACAACCAGTTGCGCATCGGCCGGCCGTTTACGCCGGGCAAGCCTGCAAATTACACGTCCCAATACTTCGAAGAAGACTCCGGCCCGTTGTACGCCTTCGGCTACGGTCTGAGTTACACCACGTTCAACGTGTCGAAGGTGACGCTCTCGGACAAGACACTGGGGCGCGGCGGCAAACTCGATGCGAGCGTGACCGTGCGTAACACGGGCAAGCACGAAGGGGAGACGGTGGTGCAGCTTTATTTGCAAGATGTCGCGGCGTCCGTGGTGCGTCCCGTCAAGGAGCTGAAGGGCTTCGAGAAGGTCAGCCTCAAGCCGGGCGAGTCGCGCACCGTGCACTTCGCCATCGACGAAAGCCTGCTGAAGTTCTACAACGCAAAGCTTCAGTACGCGGCCGAACCCGGTGACTTCAACGTGCAGATCGGGCTCGATTCGCAGCACGTCGAACAGGCCACGTTCACGCTTCAGTAA
- a CDS encoding MFS transporter has protein sequence MRHIDVHHLADEARFNGYHGRILLWCALIIIFDGYDLAVAGIALPSIMKAMNVDATSAGFMVSAALFGMMFGAIVMGMVADSIGRRKAIAICVLMFSLFTAAAGLTHEPISFSVTRFFAGVGIGGVMPIVVAQMTEYSPRKLRGTLVTLMFSGYSVGGMLAALLGKGLIESYGWQSVFLAAGLPALLVPFAMKALPESMPFLIRTGRFDTLRQVLSRLTPDYAAQPGDQYGLPATDRKQAAPLSRLFQDGRGFSTVMLWVAFFMCLFMVYALSSWLAKLMASAGYSLGSALTFVLVLNFGAMLGAIGGGWLADRFNIKYVLVGMYALAAVSITLLGVKVPTPILFVLVGLAGASTIGTQIVTYAYAGQFYPMAARGTGIGWASGVGRSGAILAPIVIGVLVSMSLPLQQNFMAIAIPAVIAVIAVLLIDHKKSASVQQQAAAQLRGNTTGVANGAGEPA, from the coding sequence ATGCGACACATCGACGTACACCATCTTGCCGACGAAGCGCGCTTCAACGGCTATCACGGCCGCATTCTGCTCTGGTGCGCGCTCATCATCATCTTCGACGGTTACGACCTCGCGGTCGCGGGCATTGCCCTGCCGTCGATCATGAAGGCGATGAACGTGGATGCCACCAGCGCCGGCTTCATGGTCAGCGCCGCCCTCTTCGGCATGATGTTCGGCGCGATCGTGATGGGCATGGTGGCCGACAGTATCGGCCGCCGAAAAGCCATCGCCATTTGCGTGCTGATGTTCTCGCTGTTCACCGCTGCGGCCGGATTGACGCATGAGCCGATCAGCTTCTCCGTCACACGCTTTTTCGCGGGTGTCGGGATCGGTGGTGTGATGCCGATCGTTGTGGCGCAGATGACGGAGTACTCGCCGCGCAAACTGCGCGGCACGCTCGTCACCCTCATGTTCTCGGGCTATTCGGTCGGGGGCATGCTCGCCGCGCTGCTCGGTAAAGGATTGATCGAATCCTACGGATGGCAGTCTGTCTTTCTGGCTGCGGGTCTGCCTGCGCTGCTCGTGCCATTCGCGATGAAGGCGTTGCCCGAGTCGATGCCATTCCTCATCCGCACGGGCCGCTTCGACACACTCCGGCAAGTGCTCTCCCGCCTCACGCCGGACTATGCTGCGCAGCCTGGCGATCAGTACGGACTGCCCGCGACGGATCGCAAGCAGGCTGCGCCGCTGTCGCGTCTGTTTCAGGACGGCCGCGGATTCAGCACCGTCATGCTGTGGGTGGCGTTCTTCATGTGCCTGTTCATGGTGTACGCGCTCAGCTCGTGGCTCGCGAAGCTCATGGCCAGTGCCGGTTACAGCCTGGGCTCCGCACTCACGTTCGTGCTGGTGCTGAACTTCGGTGCAATGCTCGGCGCCATCGGTGGCGGCTGGCTCGCTGACCGCTTCAACATCAAGTACGTGCTCGTCGGCATGTATGCGCTCGCCGCCGTGTCGATCACGTTGCTCGGCGTGAAGGTGCCCACGCCGATTCTGTTCGTGCTCGTGGGATTGGCCGGCGCCTCGACCATCGGCACGCAGATCGTGACCTATGCGTATGCCGGGCAGTTCTATCCGATGGCCGCGCGCGGCACCGGTATCGGCTGGGCTTCCGGGGTGGGACGCAGCGGCGCCATTCTCGCGCCCATCGTGATCGGCGTGCTGGTGAGCATGTCGCTGCCTTTGCAACAAAACTTTATGGCAATCGCGATTCCCGCAGTCATTGCGGTGATCGCCGTGTTGCTGATCGACCACAAGAAATCGGCCTCGGTGCAGCAGCAAGCGGCCGCGCAATTGCGTGGCAATACGACGGGAGTCGCAAACGGCGCGGGAGAACCCGCGTAA
- a CDS encoding MarR family winged helix-turn-helix transcriptional regulator codes for MTRNAADRRLFFLLNVGQRRVQRWIDARAEESASVSAAQAGVLFYLLHHEDALVGEVGAALQLSPSSMTGLANRMVAAGLLTRCADAEDGRATRLRITAAGHKAIARARDILSELNALLHDDFTEAELNVVARWLGNLQNRFPADT; via the coding sequence GTGACGCGCAACGCTGCCGATCGCCGGCTGTTCTTCCTGCTCAATGTCGGTCAGCGGCGTGTCCAGCGATGGATCGATGCGCGCGCCGAAGAGAGCGCGAGCGTGAGCGCCGCGCAGGCAGGGGTGCTGTTCTACCTGCTGCATCATGAGGACGCGCTCGTGGGAGAAGTCGGTGCCGCACTGCAACTCTCGCCATCGTCGATGACGGGGTTGGCGAACCGTATGGTCGCCGCAGGTCTGCTGACTCGCTGTGCCGATGCCGAAGACGGGCGCGCTACGCGATTGCGTATCACGGCAGCCGGACACAAGGCCATTGCGCGCGCGCGCGACATTCTCTCGGAGCTTAACGCGTTGTTGCACGACGACTTCACCGAGGCGGAGCTGAATGTCGTGGCACGCTGGCTAGGCAATCTGCAGAACCGGTTTCCGGCCGATACCTGA
- a CDS encoding glucan biosynthesis protein G, translated as MVLFSPARPWRRRARSFLPALVAGAALLGAAHAHAFSLDDVTARAKTLADQPYAAPVSNLTPAFANMQFGDYIKIQPRREAFEWNDQATPFRLGFYHQGMQFSTPVKINEIVGNGSNAKIDEIKYDTRRFDFGDLKLDRSATHNLGYAGFRVLYPINEPGKLDEIMSVLGASYFRVIGKGQVYGLSARGLAIDTGLPIAEEFPAFREFWIERPNPGDKHLVFYALLDSKRATGAYRFDLTPGDDSLLKVQARVFMRAPVTKLGIAPLTSMFLFGPNQQRDPYNFRPALHDSNGLAIHAGNGEWIWRPLNNPRNLAISQFQVTNPRGFGLLQRGRDFAQYEDLKDRYDLRPSAWIEPQGDWGKGHIELVEIPSPDETNDNIGAFWTPDQLPPKGQPLQADYTIRWTMNERGIIDRNLAWVKQTLRTAGEITQANLIRHFDGSTGLIVDFDGGPLASLPAGSVTPQVSVSDNATLIEQTLQPNPVTRGMRLNLRVMVKDPAKVVELRAALVSGGKAVSETWSYQLPPFSVAKQ; from the coding sequence GTGGTTTTGTTTTCCCCCGCGAGGCCCTGGCGCCGACGCGCACGTTCGTTCTTGCCTGCCCTCGTGGCAGGTGCCGCCCTGCTGGGTGCAGCGCATGCCCATGCCTTCTCCCTCGACGACGTCACGGCCCGCGCGAAGACGCTCGCTGACCAGCCCTACGCCGCCCCGGTGAGCAATCTCACGCCCGCCTTCGCGAACATGCAGTTCGGCGACTACATCAAAATCCAGCCGCGCCGTGAAGCGTTCGAGTGGAACGATCAGGCCACGCCGTTCCGTCTGGGTTTCTATCATCAGGGCATGCAATTCAGCACGCCGGTGAAGATCAACGAGATCGTCGGCAATGGCAGCAACGCGAAGATCGACGAGATCAAGTACGACACCCGCCGCTTCGACTTCGGCGATCTCAAGCTCGACCGCAGCGCCACACATAACCTCGGCTACGCAGGGTTCCGCGTGCTGTACCCGATCAACGAACCGGGCAAGCTCGACGAAATCATGAGCGTGCTGGGCGCGAGCTACTTCCGCGTGATCGGCAAGGGACAAGTCTACGGGCTATCGGCGCGTGGTCTGGCGATCGATACGGGGCTGCCGATTGCCGAGGAATTCCCCGCCTTCCGCGAGTTCTGGATCGAGCGTCCGAACCCGGGCGACAAGCATCTGGTCTTCTACGCGCTGCTCGACTCGAAGCGCGCCACCGGGGCTTATCGTTTCGATCTGACTCCCGGCGACGATTCGCTGCTGAAGGTGCAGGCACGCGTGTTCATGCGCGCCCCGGTCACCAAGCTCGGCATCGCGCCGCTCACGAGCATGTTCCTCTTTGGACCGAATCAGCAGCGCGACCCGTACAACTTCCGGCCCGCATTGCACGACTCGAACGGTCTGGCGATTCACGCGGGCAACGGCGAATGGATCTGGCGTCCGCTGAACAATCCACGCAATCTCGCCATCAGCCAGTTTCAGGTCACGAATCCGCGCGGCTTCGGTTTGCTCCAGCGCGGACGCGATTTCGCGCAGTACGAAGACCTGAAGGATCGCTACGACCTGCGCCCGAGCGCCTGGATCGAGCCGCAGGGCGATTGGGGTAAGGGCCACATCGAACTGGTGGAAATTCCGTCGCCGGACGAGACCAACGACAACATCGGTGCGTTCTGGACGCCTGACCAGTTGCCGCCCAAAGGCCAGCCGTTGCAGGCGGATTACACGATTCGCTGGACAATGAACGAGCGCGGCATCATCGATCGCAATCTGGCCTGGGTGAAGCAAACGCTTCGCACTGCCGGCGAAATCACGCAGGCCAACCTGATTCGTCATTTCGACGGCAGCACCGGTCTGATCGTGGACTTCGACGGCGGCCCGCTCGCCTCACTGCCCGCCGGGTCGGTCACGCCACAGGTCAGCGTGAGCGATAACGCCACCCTCATCGAACAAACGTTGCAACCGAATCCGGTCACGCGCGGCATGCGCCTGAATCTGCGCGTGATGGTCAAGGACCCGGCCAAGGTCGTGGAGTTGCGCGCGGCCCTCGTGTCCGGCGGCAAGGCTGTGAGCGAAACCTGGAGCTATCAACTCCCGCCGTTCTCAGTCGCCAAGCAATAA
- a CDS encoding MBL fold metallo-hydrolase → MAKAFASQADLEAKKVTFTQLSENTWAYTAEGDPNSGVIIGDDGVMIVDTTATPAMAQDLIAKIRTVTDKPIKYVVLSHYHAVRVLGASAYFAEGAQQIIASRGTYEMIVERGEADMKSEIERFPRLFAGVETVPGLTWPTLVFEKEMTLFLGKLEVKIAHLGSGHTKGDTVVWLPSQKVLFSGDLVEYDAACYTGDAQLAEWPATLDALAALGAEKLVPGRGPALTTPEEVAKGLAYTKDFVTTLFEAGKQAVEQKLDLKGAMALTRSHMDPKFGHVFIYEHCLPFDVTRAFDEASGITHPRIWTAQRDKEMWAALQD, encoded by the coding sequence ATGGCCAAAGCATTCGCCTCGCAAGCCGACCTGGAAGCCAAAAAGGTCACGTTCACCCAACTGTCGGAAAACACCTGGGCCTATACGGCCGAGGGCGATCCGAATTCCGGCGTCATCATTGGCGACGACGGCGTGATGATCGTCGACACGACGGCCACGCCCGCCATGGCGCAGGACCTCATCGCGAAGATCCGCACGGTCACCGACAAGCCGATCAAGTACGTGGTGCTCTCGCACTATCACGCCGTGCGTGTGCTCGGCGCATCGGCTTATTTCGCCGAAGGGGCGCAGCAGATCATCGCAAGCCGCGGCACTTACGAAATGATCGTCGAGCGCGGCGAGGCCGACATGAAGTCGGAGATCGAGCGCTTCCCGCGCCTGTTCGCCGGTGTCGAGACGGTGCCCGGCCTCACATGGCCGACGCTCGTCTTCGAAAAGGAAATGACGCTCTTCCTCGGCAAGCTCGAAGTGAAGATCGCGCACCTCGGTTCGGGTCACACCAAGGGCGACACCGTCGTGTGGCTGCCGTCGCAGAAGGTGCTGTTCTCGGGCGATCTGGTCGAGTACGACGCTGCCTGCTACACCGGCGACGCGCAACTCGCCGAATGGCCCGCCACGCTCGACGCGCTGGCCGCCCTCGGAGCAGAGAAGCTCGTGCCGGGCCGGGGTCCGGCGCTGACCACGCCCGAAGAGGTTGCCAAGGGTCTCGCCTACACGAAGGACTTCGTGACGACGCTGTTCGAAGCGGGCAAGCAAGCCGTCGAACAGAAGCTCGACCTCAAGGGAGCAATGGCCCTCACGCGCAGCCACATGGACCCGAAGTTCGGCCATGTCTTCATCTACGAACACTGCCTGCCGTTCGATGTGACGCGCGCGTTCGACGAAGCGAGCGGTATCACGCATCCGCGCATCTGGACGGCGCAACGCGACAAGGAAATGTGGGCCGCATTGCAGGACTGA
- a CDS encoding IclR family transcriptional regulator, with product MNRIPMDGTADAGGRPGRASRGVQSVDVAARVLQALAQARRPLGPGDLATLAGLPPAQAHPYLVSLTRLGLLKRDPMSGDYTPGPMTLRLALLHLENDPAYRAAVPRVTALARETGLCVAISTHAPQGPLVVHFERAAFPLHVNLHVGSVMSLTTTSTGRTFCAFTPPAQWPQAWHEQMPAVRAERERFEALLDETRTHGMSRSVNTPSPSVSSLCAPVFDASARLRLALTAIGPTAALDVSWDGAVATALRAAASAIASQVDAERDTGEVNA from the coding sequence ATGAACCGAATTCCGATGGACGGCACTGCCGACGCAGGCGGCCGACCCGGCCGAGCCTCGCGCGGCGTGCAAAGCGTAGATGTGGCCGCACGCGTACTTCAGGCGCTGGCGCAGGCGCGACGCCCGCTAGGGCCGGGCGATCTCGCCACGCTTGCCGGGTTGCCGCCGGCACAGGCTCACCCGTATCTGGTCAGTCTCACCCGATTGGGGTTGCTCAAGCGCGACCCGATGTCGGGCGACTACACGCCAGGCCCCATGACGTTGCGCCTCGCGTTATTGCATCTTGAAAACGATCCGGCGTATCGCGCTGCCGTGCCGCGCGTGACTGCGCTGGCGCGAGAGACCGGCCTTTGCGTCGCGATATCCACGCATGCGCCGCAAGGTCCGCTCGTTGTGCATTTCGAACGCGCGGCGTTTCCGTTGCATGTGAATCTGCACGTCGGTTCTGTCATGTCGCTCACCACGACGTCGACCGGCCGTACGTTCTGCGCCTTCACGCCGCCAGCGCAATGGCCGCAGGCGTGGCATGAGCAAATGCCGGCAGTCCGGGCGGAACGTGAGCGGTTCGAGGCGTTGCTCGACGAGACACGCACGCACGGTATGTCGCGCAGTGTGAACACGCCGAGTCCGTCGGTGAGCAGTTTGTGCGCACCGGTGTTCGATGCGAGTGCACGCCTGCGTCTGGCACTCACGGCTATCGGGCCGACGGCGGCGCTCGATGTGTCGTGGGATGGCGCGGTGGCTACGGCGCTGCGTGCGGCAGCAAGCGCCATTGCGTCGCAGGTCGATGCTGAGCGAGATACCGGCGAGGTGAACGCATGA
- a CDS encoding IclR family transcriptional regulator, whose amino-acid sequence MSATRSLAGSGESRNDVISPQPATKPQRGIQALESTGALLEALVAAGRPLSLGALARDAGMVAAKAHPHLVSLQRAGLLTRNENGNFEAGALSLELGLMALQRLSPTGEAEPEILALAQSTGLSAAMAVLGPVGPTVVRLEEAMRPQHVSLRIGTVLSLVNTAIGRTFAAFLPEAVLDGLLSQEPVRMAGLGAEGRAATPAPDYAERLASIRAQRFDTALSNPVPGIDTVAVPVFDHTGEVTLVLALMGSAGSFETALDAPPAQALLAAAHRLSWRFGAVGRADEVGT is encoded by the coding sequence ATGAGCGCAACGCGAAGCCTCGCCGGCAGCGGCGAGTCGAGAAACGACGTGATCTCGCCGCAGCCAGCGACGAAGCCGCAGCGCGGTATTCAGGCGCTGGAAAGCACCGGTGCGTTGCTCGAAGCACTCGTTGCGGCGGGGCGTCCTCTGTCGCTGGGCGCTCTCGCACGCGATGCGGGCATGGTTGCAGCGAAGGCGCATCCGCATCTGGTGAGCCTGCAACGTGCGGGCTTGCTTACGCGTAACGAGAACGGCAACTTCGAGGCGGGGGCCTTGAGTCTCGAACTCGGATTGATGGCGCTGCAACGGCTTTCGCCGACGGGCGAAGCCGAGCCGGAGATCCTCGCGCTCGCGCAATCCACCGGATTGTCGGCCGCGATGGCCGTGCTGGGGCCGGTCGGTCCCACGGTGGTTCGGCTGGAGGAAGCGATGCGGCCGCAACACGTCAGCCTGCGCATTGGCACGGTGCTCTCGCTGGTGAACACCGCTATCGGGCGTACGTTCGCCGCCTTCCTTCCGGAAGCGGTGCTCGACGGGTTGCTTTCGCAAGAGCCGGTACGCATGGCGGGGCTGGGCGCGGAAGGGCGCGCCGCCACGCCCGCGCCGGACTATGCCGAGCGGCTGGCGTCGATTCGCGCACAGCGATTCGATACGGCGCTGAGCAATCCGGTGCCCGGTATCGACACGGTCGCGGTGCCGGTGTTCGATCACACGGGAGAAGTGACGCTGGTGCTTGCGTTGATGGGCTCGGCCGGCAGTTTCGAGACTGCGCTGGACGCACCGCCCGCGCAGGCGTTGCTTGCGGCGGCGCATCGGTTGTCGTGGCGCTTCGGCGCGGTGGGGCGGGCAGACGAGGTGGGGACGTAG
- a CDS encoding alpha/beta hydrolase: MPSLAVEIPAVDSYPLGAHAWYPESLPARGVVLIHPATAVPERLYFAFAQYVAQRGLIAVTYSYRGIDGSRPSRLRGFRASMRDWADLDVEGVTRWAFKCYPSLPIYAVGHSFGGHAIGLCESSNRLVAAVQIASHAGAMRVVGNRRERLRVTLMMHWLAPILVRLAGYMPGSKLGIGEDLPAGVLREWSKWTRLPNYFFDDPTLDAEARFARVRTPILSMGFDDDLWATPMGLDILVSRLRNAPVTRRAVSAKRSDAGSIGHMGYFRQRSGAFLWPETVDWLLSAGAASAMHPATESSGHEATISAWQSAPIPVATTSFPAAPP; encoded by the coding sequence ATGCCATCGCTTGCCGTTGAGATTCCTGCCGTTGACTCGTACCCGTTGGGCGCACATGCGTGGTATCCCGAGTCGTTGCCTGCCCGGGGTGTCGTGCTGATCCATCCGGCGACCGCCGTGCCGGAGCGTCTCTATTTCGCCTTCGCGCAATACGTCGCGCAGCGCGGTCTGATTGCTGTCACGTACAGCTATCGAGGGATCGACGGATCGCGTCCGTCAAGGTTGCGCGGCTTCCGGGCAAGCATGCGCGACTGGGCCGATCTGGACGTCGAAGGTGTGACCCGCTGGGCATTCAAGTGTTATCCGTCGCTGCCGATATACGCCGTTGGGCACAGCTTTGGCGGTCACGCCATCGGCTTGTGCGAGAGCTCGAACCGGCTGGTCGCCGCTGTACAAATAGCCTCGCATGCCGGGGCCATGCGCGTGGTGGGCAATCGGCGCGAGCGATTGCGCGTCACCTTGATGATGCACTGGCTAGCCCCCATCCTGGTGCGTCTTGCCGGGTATATGCCGGGCAGCAAGCTTGGCATCGGCGAAGACTTGCCGGCAGGCGTGCTGCGCGAATGGAGCAAATGGACTCGCCTGCCGAATTACTTCTTCGACGATCCGACGCTCGACGCCGAAGCGCGCTTCGCGCGTGTACGCACGCCGATTCTGTCGATGGGGTTCGACGACGATCTCTGGGCCACGCCGATGGGGCTCGACATATTGGTTTCCCGGCTGCGTAACGCCCCGGTCACACGCCGCGCCGTTTCCGCCAAGCGTTCGGATGCCGGATCGATCGGGCATATGGGATACTTCCGCCAACGCTCCGGCGCGTTCCTGTGGCCGGAAACCGTCGACTGGCTGCTGTCGGCGGGGGCGGCCAGCGCCATGCACCCCGCAACGGAATCGAGCGGGCACGAGGCGACGATTTCCGCGTGGCAGAGCGCGCCTATTCCCGTGGCGACGACGTCGTTCCCCGCAGCGCCGCCGTAA
- a CDS encoding histidine-type phosphatase produces the protein MRWQACIAVFTLAGALSGCTMSPPPSPGPAKPPESAARIDGMPADWTLISTVIVSRHGVRSPTHAHPPLDKLSPDPWPGWPVPAGYLTARGGSLAERMGRYYGDWLRARRVLPDNACPAPGTVYGWSDIDQRTRETGNALLQGMVPGCDMRTSHQADLTTYDAVFQPVAAGDCPLDPGAARGAIEARLAPEGVAGLNKRYAATIARMSEVLDYAHSPACGAQGGCKLEEVPTRLRVEADGSGVALRGALGSAAKASEVFLLQYGEGLPDSDVAWGRIHDEQDWVRLLEAHNAQRDLLDRTPYLASTNGTPLLAVTLDALTRSATESGAFGTPVRGPALPAGNRVYVLIGHDTNVANLAGMLKLDWQLTDQPDNTPPDGALVFTLWRNPAGEAFVRVEMVYQSMHQMRHLTSLSLDEPAKRVVLALPDCNDGPDAKSCRWQAFAQRTKAALSPTCLESVR, from the coding sequence GTGCGGTGGCAAGCCTGCATTGCGGTGTTCACGCTCGCCGGGGCGCTGAGTGGCTGCACCATGTCGCCGCCGCCGTCGCCGGGGCCGGCAAAACCGCCGGAATCGGCGGCCCGCATCGATGGCATGCCCGCCGACTGGACGCTCATCTCAACGGTGATCGTCAGCCGTCACGGCGTGCGATCGCCGACCCATGCCCATCCCCCGTTGGACAAACTGAGCCCGGACCCGTGGCCCGGCTGGCCCGTGCCCGCGGGTTATCTGACGGCGCGTGGCGGGTCGTTGGCCGAGCGCATGGGCCGCTATTACGGCGATTGGCTGCGCGCGCGACGGGTGTTGCCCGATAACGCATGTCCGGCGCCCGGTACGGTCTACGGCTGGTCCGATATCGATCAACGCACACGGGAAACCGGCAATGCCCTGCTGCAAGGCATGGTGCCGGGATGCGACATGCGCACGTCGCATCAGGCCGACCTCACGACCTACGACGCCGTATTCCAGCCGGTCGCGGCCGGCGATTGCCCACTCGATCCGGGGGCCGCACGCGGGGCTATCGAGGCACGTCTCGCGCCGGAGGGCGTTGCGGGCCTGAACAAACGTTATGCCGCGACGATCGCTCGCATGAGCGAAGTGCTCGATTACGCGCACAGTCCCGCATGCGGTGCGCAAGGCGGCTGCAAACTCGAAGAGGTGCCCACGCGCCTGCGTGTCGAAGCCGATGGCAGCGGCGTAGCGTTGCGCGGGGCGCTTGGCAGCGCGGCGAAGGCGTCGGAAGTGTTCCTGCTGCAATACGGCGAAGGCTTGCCCGACAGCGATGTGGCCTGGGGCAGAATTCACGACGAACAGGATTGGGTGCGTTTGCTCGAAGCCCATAACGCGCAACGCGATCTGCTCGACCGCACGCCCTATCTCGCATCGACGAATGGTACGCCGCTGCTGGCGGTCACCCTCGACGCGCTGACGCGTTCGGCGACGGAAAGTGGTGCGTTCGGAACACCGGTGCGTGGCCCGGCGTTGCCGGCCGGGAATCGCGTGTATGTGCTGATCGGCCACGACACGAACGTGGCTAACCTCGCCGGCATGCTCAAACTCGATTGGCAACTCACCGACCAGCCCGACAACACGCCGCCCGACGGCGCACTCGTGTTCACGCTGTGGCGAAATCCGGCAGGCGAGGCGTTCGTGCGTGTGGAGATGGTGTATCAATCGATGCACCAGATGCGGCACCTCACGTCACTCTCGCTCGACGAACCGGCAAAGCGCGTGGTACTTGCCTTGCCCGATTGCAACGATGGCCCGGATGCAAAGAGTTGCCGCTGGCAAGCGTTTGCCCAACGCACGAAGGCGGCTCTCTCGCCAACGTGTCTGGAAAGCGTGCGATAA